A genomic window from Hyla sarda isolate aHylSar1 chromosome 10, aHylSar1.hap1, whole genome shotgun sequence includes:
- the LOC130293291 gene encoding olfactory receptor 5V1-like, which translates to MQHYILVSSDFLIRSENKTSMDDFILLGFSKEPLICSFLMAAAYIMVLLVNLSVFSIIKINSHLQTPMYFFLCCLSILDICYSTVTLPAMLVNAITGKRRISFSRCFTQLYFFIFVGGSECLLLAAMAYDRYVAICNPLHYILIMNKRFCSYVVAGCVLLGLVNSMFHTLLTLRLRFCGARNINNFLCDVLPMLEAACSDISSSQIFIRVDTVVLGVSTFLVVVNSYIRIVSTILKIRSSEGRQKVFSTCSSHLIVIIVFYITGIFSYNGPKSGGSFTAVQVSPILNSVLPPLLNPIIYCLRNNEIKRALKKAIVGI; encoded by the coding sequence ATGCAACATTACATACTTGTTTCCTCAGATTTTTTGATAAGATCTGAAAACAAGACATCGATGGATGATTTTATTCTACTGGGCTTCTCCAAGGAACCATTGATCTGTTCATTCCTAATGGCTGCAGCTTACATCATGGTTCTTCTAGTCAATCTGTCTGTGTTCAGTATTATCAAGATAAATAGCCACCTACAGACTCCAATGtacttttttttgtgttgcttgTCCATTTTAGACATCTGTTACTCTACCGTCACCCTCCCGGCTATGCTGGTCAATGCCATCACCGGGAAAAGAAGGATATCCTTCAGCAGATGCTTCACTCAGCTCTATTTCTTCATCTTTGTTGGAGGATCTGAATGTCTTCTTCTGGCTGCCATGGCCTATGACCGATATGTAGCCATATGTAACCCCCTCCACTATATCCTCATTATGAACAAAAGGTTCTGCTCCTACGTCGTGGCAGGATGTGTCCTCCTCGGCTTGGTGAACTCCATGTTTCACACCTTGTTGACTTTAAGACTTAGGTTTTGTGGAGCTCGTAATATAAACAATTTCCTCTGCGATGTTCTCCCAATGTTGGAAGCTGCTTGTAGCGACATATCCAGTAGTCAGATATTCATACGTGTAGACACGGTGGTGCTTGGAGTATCTACGTTTTTAGTTGTGGTGAACTCTTACATACGCATCGTTTCCACCATATTGAAAATTCGCTCCTCGGAGGGACGGCAGAAGGTCTTCTCCACGTGCTCCTCTCATCTCATTGTTATCATcgttttttacattacgggtatTTTCAGCTACAACGGTCCCAAGTCTGGAGGATCTTTTACAGCCGTCCAAGTGTCTCCTATTCTCAACAGCGTACTACCACCACTGCTGAACCCGATTATATACTGcttgagaaacaatgagataaAGAGAGCCCTAAAAAAAGCAATTGTTGGTATATAG